The following proteins are co-located in the Flammeovirga kamogawensis genome:
- a CDS encoding GPW/gp25 family protein: protein MDNNTGWKFPPSFRNDGTDIEMVSDHIDIRESLYILFSTHPGERPINKDFGCNLRQFIFRRIDSQLIYEVETVVQKAIQKFEPRVNVLNINVIEEQEQEGKAMAVFIAYMIKETNEIGEFSYKSELE, encoded by the coding sequence ATGGACAATAATACGGGATGGAAATTTCCGCCTAGTTTTAGAAATGATGGAACAGATATCGAGATGGTATCAGACCATATAGATATAAGAGAAAGTTTATATATTCTTTTTTCTACACACCCAGGTGAACGTCCTATCAATAAAGATTTTGGGTGTAATCTTAGACAATTTATCTTTAGAAGAATAGACAGCCAACTTATTTATGAGGTGGAAACTGTCGTACAAAAAGCAATACAGAAATTTGAGCCAAGAGTAAATGTTCTGAACATTAATGTTATTGAAGAGCAAGAGCAAGAAGGAAAAGCAATGGCTGTATTTATTGCTTATATGATTAAAGAAACAAACGAAATTGGTGAATTTTCTTATAAAAGTGAACTTGAATAA
- a CDS encoding ATP-binding protein, which translates to METLETRKDINSNEQILSSRVLILKQIIEKHFKNDDTKISISPIDLNSNLGQLSQKYRLTLEEELLIIFAYSWEFLPELFLPFVEGFKKVNFRTNFGGFLEKEREIFIPTLKTFLMICIPKKDRNAFLLKVASPTFPLIKDGIIELSHYSKNNDNLLDQKLKVANNYIEYLIGGESPRLDHEIDFPARLTTSKMSFEKVILPNETKKELESLELLLKVRPLLKEKKELYSYIKSNQLFVFTGSPGTGKSLTATTLGQDYNVPTYTLDISRVVSRYVGDFEKAMERIFTRLEGHNCILFIDEADSIFTKRNENVNEAKDKYSNQEMSYLLQRLETFDGIVILASNVTDIRTHVDKAMLRRINHIIEFPFPLAKERYLLWATALPKGYIYKEGLLEELSQNYQLSGANISSIISEVLIKLIHDNHKEITFEIVEPYLKKEFYKRDSTYRVCPDTAPGAALIEQRLGRTAVHTGRRM; encoded by the coding sequence ATGGAGACACTTGAAACTAGAAAAGATATCAATAGTAATGAGCAAATACTATCTTCTAGAGTTTTAATCTTGAAACAGATTATTGAAAAACATTTTAAAAATGATGATACTAAGATCTCAATCAGTCCAATAGATCTAAATAGTAATTTAGGGCAACTTTCACAAAAATACCGATTGACTTTAGAAGAAGAGTTATTAATTATTTTTGCCTATTCTTGGGAATTCTTACCAGAACTTTTTCTTCCTTTTGTAGAGGGATTTAAAAAAGTGAATTTTAGAACAAATTTTGGAGGTTTTTTAGAAAAGGAGAGGGAAATTTTTATACCTACATTGAAGACTTTTTTGATGATATGTATACCTAAAAAAGATAGAAACGCCTTTTTATTAAAAGTAGCATCTCCTACGTTTCCATTAATTAAAGATGGTATAATTGAGTTAAGTCATTATTCAAAAAACAACGATAATTTATTAGATCAAAAACTAAAAGTAGCTAATAATTATATTGAATATTTAATAGGAGGTGAATCACCACGTTTGGATCATGAAATTGATTTTCCGGCAAGATTGACAACTAGTAAAATGTCTTTTGAGAAGGTTATTTTACCTAATGAAACAAAAAAGGAATTAGAATCTTTAGAATTACTACTTAAGGTTCGTCCATTACTAAAAGAAAAAAAAGAGCTATACAGTTATATTAAATCTAATCAGTTATTTGTATTTACTGGTTCACCGGGTACAGGTAAATCTCTTACAGCAACAACATTAGGACAAGACTATAATGTACCAACTTATACATTAGATATTTCTAGGGTAGTTTCAAGATATGTTGGTGATTTTGAAAAAGCCATGGAGCGAATTTTTACCCGTTTGGAAGGGCATAATTGTATATTATTTATCGATGAAGCGGATTCAATTTTTACGAAAAGAAATGAAAATGTGAATGAAGCCAAGGATAAATATAGTAATCAAGAAATGTCTTATTTATTACAACGCTTAGAAACCTTTGATGGGATAGTAATTTTAGCAAGTAACGTAACAGATATAAGAACTCATGTTGATAAAGCAATGCTCCGTAGAATTAATCATATTATAGAGTTCCCTTTCCCATTAGCAAAAGAAAGATATTTATTATGGGCAACTGCATTACCAAAAGGTTATATATATAAAGAGGGTTTATTAGAAGAATTATCACAAAATTATCAGTTATCTGGTGCTAATATCAGCTCAATAATCTCTGAGGTACTGATTAAATTAATTCATGATAATCACAAAGAGATAACATTTGAAATAGTAGAGCCTTACTTAAAGAAAGAATTTTACAAGAGAGATTCTACTTATAGGGTTTGTCCAGATACAGCTCCAGGAGCAGCATTAATAGAACAAAGGTTAGGTAGAACAGCAGTGCATACTGGCCGTAGAATGTAA
- a CDS encoding leucine-rich repeat domain-containing protein, with the protein MHQIIGNRIILLISLLIFSSCSYISAEDEKTTPFLEFIKKKYPDSTFGLDERDMYWIHFRGYSDNLDDWYNDINKKMDSIDVISFSKFPKLNDNISLLKEIKNLEYLEVYNCNLTEIPPFFLNFHKLEYLLLNNNEITSIPKDINKLDKLKKLSLSQNKIKKVPAEICSITTLEEFTIAGNLIKTLPKNIGNLHQLRGLSITRNTNLKALPSSIKKLSKLRNLHLKGCVNLKSFPDSLWLIDSLIKITLSEMELTKVPDFVWKCDQIKILRLSSNQLTSISPSIGNLINLEKLELDDNKLTSLPSEIGNCTEIFSFHVEYNHLTTLPASICNLKKMKYFVTRRNPWEWMPSCIDDAFEIYHKNGSKPGVERR; encoded by the coding sequence ATGCATCAGATTATTGGAAATAGAATAATACTCTTAATTAGTTTATTGATATTTTCATCTTGTAGTTATATATCAGCTGAAGATGAGAAAACGACACCATTTCTCGAATTTATAAAGAAAAAGTATCCAGATTCAACATTTGGGTTAGACGAGAGGGATATGTATTGGATACATTTTAGAGGTTATAGTGATAATTTAGATGATTGGTACAATGATATAAATAAAAAAATGGATTCTATAGATGTCATAAGTTTTTCAAAATTTCCAAAATTGAATGATAATATATCTTTATTGAAAGAAATCAAAAACTTAGAATATTTAGAGGTTTATAACTGTAATCTCACTGAAATCCCCCCTTTCTTCCTTAATTTTCATAAGCTAGAATATTTATTGTTAAATAATAATGAAATTACTTCTATACCAAAGGATATTAATAAACTAGATAAGCTTAAAAAGTTATCTTTATCTCAGAATAAGATAAAAAAAGTTCCTGCTGAAATTTGTTCTATAACAACTTTAGAAGAGTTTACGATAGCAGGTAATTTAATTAAAACATTACCCAAAAACATTGGTAATTTACATCAATTAAGAGGTTTATCAATAACCCGTAATACTAACCTTAAAGCACTTCCCTCCTCAATAAAAAAGCTATCTAAATTAAGGAATTTACATTTGAAAGGGTGTGTTAATTTAAAATCTTTTCCTGATAGCCTTTGGTTAATTGATTCTTTAATAAAGATAACACTCTCTGAAATGGAATTAACCAAAGTTCCAGATTTTGTATGGAAATGTGATCAAATAAAAATTTTACGTCTTAGCAGTAATCAACTCACATCTATTTCACCAAGTATAGGTAATTTAATTAATTTAGAGAAATTAGAATTGGACGACAATAAGCTAACATCGCTTCCATCGGAAATAGGTAATTGTACAGAGATTTTTAGTTTTCATGTAGAATATAACCACTTAACAACTCTTCCTGCTTCCATCTGTAATCTCAAAAAGATGAAATATTTTGTAACAAGGCGTAATCCTTGGGAATGGATGCCCTCTTGTATAGATGATGCCTTTGAGATTTATCATAAAAATGGTTCAAAACCAGGAGTGGAGAGAAGGTAA
- a CDS encoding leucine-rich repeat domain-containing protein: MRKEKVSFIDLEVMRQIIGNRIILLISLLILSTCNIFSAEEEKTTPFLEEIKAKYPNSYAGIDEDDMYWFAFLGHKDHLDNWFKDLKSKRDSIDYIKFRKYPDIIKSINLICQFDSLETLSIVDCDLIEIPSPILNFKKLEFLLLYNNKITSIPKDINKLDKLKKLSLSQNKIKKVPAEICSITTLEVFTIADNLIKTLPKNIGNLHQLRGLSISGNPNLNALPSSIKKLSRLRNLHLKGCVNLKSFPDSLWLIDSLINITLSEMDLQTVPDFVWKCNQIEYLNLESNKLISLSSEIGNLTKLSTLYLDDNKLTSIPSEIGNCTEIFSFHVEYNHLTTLPASICNLKKMKYFATRRNPWEWMPSCIDDAFEIYHKYGSKPGVERR, translated from the coding sequence ATGAGAAAAGAGAAGGTGTCATTCATAGATTTAGAAGTTATGCGTCAGATTATTGGAAATAGAATAATACTCTTAATTAGTTTATTGATACTCTCTACTTGTAATATTTTTTCAGCAGAAGAGGAGAAAACGACTCCATTCTTAGAAGAAATAAAAGCTAAATATCCAAATTCATATGCTGGAATAGATGAAGACGATATGTATTGGTTCGCATTTTTAGGTCATAAAGACCATTTAGACAATTGGTTTAAAGATTTAAAAAGTAAAAGAGATTCAATTGATTACATTAAGTTTAGAAAATATCCAGATATAATAAAGTCTATTAATTTGATATGTCAATTTGATAGTTTAGAAACATTAAGTATTGTTGATTGTGATTTGATAGAAATCCCTTCTCCAATACTCAACTTTAAAAAATTAGAATTTTTACTGCTATATAATAACAAAATTACTTCTATACCAAAGGATATCAATAAACTAGATAAGCTTAAGAAGTTATCTTTATCTCAGAATAAGATAAAAAAAGTTCCTGCTGAAATTTGTTCTATAACAACTTTAGAAGTGTTTACTATAGCAGATAATTTAATTAAAACATTACCTAAAAACATTGGTAATTTACATCAATTAAGAGGTTTGTCAATAAGCGGTAATCCTAACCTCAACGCACTTCCCTCCTCAATAAAAAAACTATCTAGATTAAGGAATTTACATTTGAAAGGGTGTGTTAATTTAAAATCCTTTCCAGATAGCCTTTGGTTAATTGATTCTTTGATAAATATTACGTTATCTGAAATGGATTTGCAAACTGTACCAGATTTTGTTTGGAAATGCAATCAAATAGAATATCTAAACTTAGAGAGTAATAAACTTATATCTCTTTCCAGTGAGATTGGTAATCTTACAAAACTTAGTACTTTATACCTTGATGACAATAAACTAACATCAATTCCATCAGAAATAGGTAATTGTACAGAGATTTTTAGTTTTCATGTAGAATATAACCACTTAACAACTCTTCCTGCTTCTATCTGTAATCTCAAAAAGATGAAATATTTTGCAACAAGGCGTAATCCCTGGGAATGGATGCCCTCTTGTATAGACGATGCCTTTGAGATTTATCATAAATATGGTTCAAAACCAGGAGTGGAGAGAAGGTAA
- a CDS encoding adhesin, protein MALLDRNTLKGYFNKGKLPSQENFHDFIESSVNKLDDGLSKSIDEGLMLSPVGDENKLVSFFRNIEDRSPIWSIATDKKEGTLQFQDRNGEAVMTFSQNNNVGINTETPQYTLEVNGSIGSKERIGTLYRGSINADGKWYPIIENLNGCHAFEVVAGVGKKKTGKYALQIAHAISTFGKSNQIIEKTQAYYGSRGNKIELRWKGDTYNFQLEMRTRGNYEGNTVVNFHVSSLWNDQFMDDSFVEEE, encoded by the coding sequence ATGGCATTATTAGATAGAAATACATTAAAAGGTTATTTCAACAAAGGGAAATTACCTTCTCAAGAAAATTTCCATGATTTTATAGAATCTAGTGTAAATAAACTAGATGATGGACTTTCTAAAAGTATTGACGAGGGCTTAATGTTGTCTCCTGTTGGTGATGAAAATAAGCTAGTCAGTTTTTTTAGAAATATAGAAGACAGAAGCCCGATTTGGAGTATTGCAACAGATAAAAAGGAAGGTACTTTGCAATTTCAAGATAGAAATGGGGAAGCTGTAATGACTTTTTCTCAGAACAATAATGTTGGTATTAATACAGAAACGCCACAATATACCCTAGAAGTTAACGGTAGTATTGGCAGTAAAGAACGTATTGGAACACTTTATAGAGGTAGTATTAATGCAGATGGAAAGTGGTATCCAATAATTGAAAATCTTAACGGTTGCCATGCATTTGAAGTGGTGGCAGGAGTAGGTAAAAAAAAGACTGGTAAATATGCTCTACAGATTGCACATGCTATAAGCACATTTGGAAAGTCGAATCAGATTATAGAAAAAACACAAGCCTATTATGGTTCTAGGGGTAATAAAATTGAATTAAGGTGGAAAGGAGATACCTATAATTTTCAGTTAGAAATGAGAACAAGAGGAAATTATGAAGGGAATACAGTTGTAAACTTTCACGTGTCTTCTTTGTGGAATGATCAATTTATGGATGATTCTTTTGTAGAAGAAGAATAA
- a CDS encoding glycosyl hydrolase family 18 protein: MNKINYRCYTLFMLLFLLSTHVVVAQDEKEPKEEQKNSSLRGLLKNYVNTRNQEEETAKINEIQKTADTTSATEVDGLEVTMNQSVNVVANDSVLSTDIELVELDTDPPILVQEQKPFIDTLKMKDRLRVMKTNKMKGDFTEGEWQKKMNLISTKSLEGDYNLDNNVEVFGWHPYWVGKGYQSYNFSLLSSIAYFSYEMNPVTGLYHTIHDWETTALIDSAHQYNCKVLLTVTNFGYNNNRTFLKNRNNQQEAFINKMITLLTLRNADGVNIDFENIPKEHKEDFTNFVIDLSNSLKKNNPKFRVTLTIPPKDFTGVFDMQNLTNYVDQFIIMGYEFYGQNSTVAGPMAPIESGDYWWEFNIERSILEYQVDGLPTNKLVLAAPLYGAEWVTEDLTYPSKVKSFVGYLTHKQIDNKTGQTPIQRDPTSGSAYYVFRDNGGAYHQIWFEDSLSLQGKMDLIKKHNLKGIGFWALGFANGKSDVWLKVKDNFTMQDAAADGEGITLSKFRKYAFYALRIISNPKALLSNPRMLFYLFSSIAGVNMLLLTTFLAFRYQLTKRVKIASSTFIILGFIIAMGLFLMNYEMASGKEIALLIGGVLIGGLTLFTLGYRFFVTKELP; this comes from the coding sequence ATGAATAAAATTAACTATAGGTGTTATACGCTTTTCATGCTCTTGTTCTTGCTTAGTACGCATGTTGTAGTAGCTCAAGATGAAAAGGAACCAAAAGAAGAACAGAAAAATAGTAGTTTAAGAGGACTATTAAAGAATTATGTTAATACACGTAATCAGGAAGAGGAAACAGCAAAAATTAATGAGATTCAAAAAACTGCTGATACAACCTCGGCTACAGAAGTTGATGGTTTAGAAGTAACGATGAATCAGTCTGTAAATGTTGTAGCCAATGATTCTGTCTTATCTACAGACATTGAATTAGTTGAGTTGGATACTGATCCACCTATACTAGTTCAAGAGCAAAAGCCTTTTATTGATACACTTAAAATGAAAGATCGTTTAAGGGTAATGAAAACTAATAAAATGAAAGGTGATTTTACAGAAGGGGAATGGCAAAAGAAAATGAACCTAATTAGCACTAAATCATTAGAAGGAGATTACAATTTAGACAATAATGTAGAGGTTTTTGGCTGGCATCCTTATTGGGTTGGTAAAGGGTATCAATCGTATAATTTTTCGCTATTAAGCTCTATTGCTTATTTCTCGTATGAAATGAATCCAGTTACCGGTTTGTACCACACAATCCATGATTGGGAAACAACAGCACTTATAGATTCGGCACATCAATACAATTGTAAAGTGTTACTAACTGTAACCAACTTTGGATATAACAACAATAGAACCTTCTTAAAAAATAGGAATAACCAACAAGAAGCGTTTATAAATAAAATGATAACACTATTAACATTAAGAAATGCAGATGGTGTAAATATAGATTTTGAGAATATACCAAAAGAACATAAAGAGGACTTTACAAACTTTGTGATCGACTTATCAAATTCACTGAAGAAAAACAATCCAAAATTTAGAGTGACATTAACCATACCCCCTAAAGATTTTACAGGTGTTTTTGATATGCAAAATCTAACAAATTATGTAGATCAGTTTATTATAATGGGTTATGAATTCTATGGTCAAAACAGTACTGTAGCTGGACCAATGGCACCAATTGAAAGTGGAGATTATTGGTGGGAGTTTAATATTGAGAGAAGTATTCTTGAATATCAAGTAGATGGTTTACCCACAAATAAATTGGTATTGGCAGCTCCTTTATACGGAGCAGAATGGGTTACAGAAGATCTCACGTATCCGTCTAAAGTAAAAAGTTTTGTAGGGTACCTCACGCACAAACAAATTGATAATAAAACGGGGCAAACACCTATTCAAAGAGACCCAACGAGTGGAAGTGCTTATTATGTTTTTAGAGATAATGGAGGAGCGTATCATCAAATTTGGTTTGAAGATAGTTTGTCGCTACAAGGGAAGATGGATTTGATTAAGAAACATAATCTTAAAGGAATTGGATTTTGGGCACTTGGATTTGCAAATGGTAAAAGTGATGTATGGTTAAAAGTAAAAGACAATTTCACAATGCAAGATGCTGCTGCTGATGGTGAGGGAATTACCCTTTCAAAATTTAGAAAATATGCATTCTATGCATTGAGAATAATTAGCAATCCAAAAGCATTATTAAGCAACCCAAGAATGCTATTTTACTTGTTTAGTAGCATTGCTGGTGTGAATATGCTCCTATTAACAACCTTTTTGGCCTTTAGATATCAGTTAACTAAAAGGGTGAAAATAGCTAGTTCAACATTTATTATACTAGGTTTTATAATTGCAATGGGACTTTTTCTTATGAACTACGAAATGGCTTCTGGGAAAGAAATTGCATTGTTGATAGGCGGTGTACTTATAGGGGGGCTCACCTTATTTACATTAGGATATAGATTTTTTGTCACGAAAGAATTACCATAA
- a CDS encoding phage tail protein, giving the protein MIDFDEILTGYRFNVIVLDDFNEKVDMQEGLKMFGQTPIASFQSISKITAKRVTERVNILGSNDRQMLLAKGVEFDDVTFKKGVFSSPHNNVGGEILESMVNSGTGNYVIRKFNLLIVALNQSGVPLFSIVLVNCFPKAVEFGDFNAEKGEILMESVTYTVEYIKQISISSAKDIGLKKLNQL; this is encoded by the coding sequence ATGATTGATTTTGATGAAATATTAACGGGTTATAGATTTAATGTAATTGTACTTGATGACTTTAATGAAAAAGTTGATATGCAAGAAGGTCTAAAGATGTTTGGACAAACACCCATTGCATCATTTCAAAGTATTTCTAAAATAACAGCTAAAAGAGTAACTGAAAGAGTGAATATTTTAGGTAGTAATGACAGGCAAATGTTGCTAGCTAAAGGTGTTGAATTTGATGATGTAACCTTTAAAAAAGGTGTGTTTTCAAGTCCTCATAATAATGTTGGAGGAGAAATCCTTGAGAGCATGGTTAACTCTGGTACAGGCAATTATGTGATTAGAAAGTTTAATTTGTTGATAGTAGCATTAAACCAATCTGGAGTTCCTTTATTTTCGATTGTATTAGTAAACTGTTTTCCAAAAGCTGTAGAGTTCGGTGATTTTAATGCAGAAAAAGGAGAGATCTTAATGGAAAGTGTTACTTATACAGTAGAGTACATAAAACAAATATCAATAAGTTCAGCCAAAGATATTGGTTTAAAAAAGCTTAATCAATTATAA
- a CDS encoding CIS tube protein: protein MITIKKSSDKAEITLLAITNFSVNLSYGGNTLGKNIDDEETSQISKLTKNVSFSAYIDGTGMLYPAVETSSPKQIITKIQDILFIGNAPSSISFDENLTGDSQFNATTMNINYELMDKNGTVLRAKIDFQFKEFIPAEDEPIVKSDGNKEKTSKAETAASTGNFIEKVS, encoded by the coding sequence ATGATCACTATTAAAAAAAGTTCTGATAAAGCTGAAATAACTTTACTTGCCATTACAAACTTCTCTGTAAATCTTAGTTACGGAGGTAACACGTTGGGTAAAAATATAGATGATGAAGAAACTTCACAGATATCAAAATTAACTAAAAATGTATCTTTTTCGGCTTATATAGATGGAACAGGTATGTTATATCCAGCAGTAGAAACATCATCACCAAAACAAATTATCACTAAAATTCAAGATATTTTATTTATTGGTAACGCTCCAAGTTCAATTAGTTTTGACGAAAACCTTACAGGAGATAGTCAATTTAATGCAACGACTATGAATATAAATTATGAATTAATGGACAAGAATGGTACGGTATTACGTGCAAAAATTGATTTTCAATTTAAAGAATTTATACCTGCTGAAGACGAACCAATTGTAAAAAGTGATGGTAATAAAGAAAAAACATCAAAAGCTGAAACGGCTGCATCGACTGGAAATTTTATAGAAAAAGTGAGTTAA
- a CDS encoding phage baseplate assembly protein V, whose translation MEANKLNYLISRVTLEIEGKEMPIRSVNLHDLKANYMINGVPDCVVTLLNNNNVIEFGAYEEFKPLNAIKVYIENEAKGRYLLFDGIISKIGTESYGQYFLTKLYITHPIYKLKRRKTNRIFDTNLEGILEKLLIDHDINITSATDGSASDNKVSKIIQYQQTDFDFLLLKSKEIGKMINATQEGVGLVDCLEDVNGKLLITPHTTFQFNVYTDIQSVYDEAVSYSYLPEDQSVENEESEAISLDVGTVEPKDIVSEFDKEIPLQNILYGLEDIERKKKIATNQIVRSLLGQVKGGVTIEGQTELNCGDYIKIEEAGVHIDSLAFIYSIEHHMDNDIWKTTIYLGYPDILESDVLEVANNNLTNLHHGIVKKIVTNDESDVTDKYLVKVEVPLMMMSNEKNDEEPEIWARVSSMFAGKDHGVLWMPEVEDEVIVGFLGGHADNAVILGSLFKNSDEHPHLGTEGHRSIVSKNNLSIIFNDNENLIEIKTPGNKILLDEENGVLSSAIMDGDTPVVECIMNKDNELILRNTDGEITIEGDKVNIIGKNGVNITSDNNLELTGKEISQKSNGKMAIEASNNLDIKGQMINLN comes from the coding sequence ATGGAGGCTAATAAATTAAATTATTTGATATCTAGAGTAACACTTGAAATTGAAGGGAAGGAAATGCCTATTAGAAGTGTGAATTTGCATGATTTAAAGGCAAATTACATGATTAATGGTGTACCTGATTGCGTTGTTACTTTGTTGAATAACAACAATGTGATTGAATTTGGAGCTTATGAAGAGTTTAAGCCATTGAATGCAATTAAGGTTTATATCGAAAACGAAGCAAAAGGTAGATACTTACTATTTGATGGAATTATATCTAAGATTGGTACTGAAAGTTATGGTCAATATTTTTTAACGAAATTATATATTACACACCCTATATATAAATTAAAAAGAAGAAAGACGAATAGAATTTTTGATACAAATTTAGAAGGGATTTTAGAGAAATTATTAATTGACCATGATATAAATATCACTAGTGCGACAGATGGAAGTGCATCAGACAATAAGGTGAGTAAAATTATTCAGTATCAACAAACTGATTTTGACTTTTTACTGTTAAAATCAAAAGAGATTGGTAAAATGATAAATGCCACTCAAGAAGGTGTTGGATTAGTTGATTGTTTAGAAGATGTTAATGGAAAACTACTCATTACTCCTCACACCACATTTCAATTTAATGTGTATACAGATATACAAAGTGTGTATGATGAAGCTGTTTCATATTCTTATCTTCCAGAAGATCAGTCGGTAGAGAATGAAGAATCTGAAGCAATATCTCTTGATGTAGGTACTGTAGAACCAAAAGATATTGTAAGTGAATTTGATAAAGAAATACCATTACAAAATATTCTTTATGGGTTAGAAGATATTGAAAGAAAAAAGAAGATAGCGACAAATCAAATTGTAAGGAGCTTATTAGGACAGGTTAAAGGAGGGGTAACTATTGAAGGACAAACTGAACTTAACTGCGGTGATTATATTAAAATTGAAGAAGCTGGAGTTCATATAGATAGCCTTGCATTTATTTATTCCATAGAACATCATATGGATAATGATATTTGGAAAACAACAATTTACCTTGGTTACCCTGATATTTTGGAAAGTGACGTGCTTGAAGTAGCCAATAATAACTTGACTAATTTACATCATGGTATTGTTAAAAAGATAGTCACAAATGATGAAAGTGATGTAACAGATAAATACTTAGTTAAAGTTGAAGTGCCATTAATGATGATGTCCAACGAAAAAAATGATGAAGAACCAGAAATATGGGCTCGAGTCTCATCAATGTTTGCGGGTAAAGATCATGGCGTATTATGGATGCCTGAAGTTGAAGACGAAGTAATAGTAGGTTTTTTAGGTGGGCATGCCGATAATGCAGTTATTTTAGGAAGTTTATTTAAAAACTCTGATGAACATCCACACCTTGGTACTGAGGGGCACAGGTCTATTGTAAGCAAAAATAACTTAAGTATCATTTTTAATGACAATGAGAATCTAATAGAAATAAAAACTCCAGGGAATAAGATTTTATTAGATGAAGAAAATGGAGTTTTAAGCTCTGCAATCATGGATGGTGATACACCTGTTGTTGAGTGTATTATGAATAAAGATAATGAACTGATTCTTAGAAATACGGATGGAGAAATTACTATTGAAGGGGATAAAGTAAACATAATCGGTAAAAACGGTGTGAATATTACTTCTGATAATAACTTAGAGTTAACGGGTAAAGAAATTTCACAAAAGTCAAATGGTAAGATGGCAATAGAAGCATCGAATAACCTAGATATAAAAGGGCAAATGATTAATTTAAACTAA